ATATTGTTTTTTAGAGTCTTCTTACGTACAAAGGATTTACTTGTTACTAATAAAGTCTAGCCTCGATTCTTCCTTAGATCCCGTGTTTCACTCCGATAGTATCATAGATCGGGGTCGATGCAGGGGAAATGAATGCATTCCCTACTATAAGTTAAATAAATGGAAGTGGAATAGATAGAACATAATCTGGATCATGCCACATCACTTATTCTACTAGATCTTACGAAGCCTATTCATGCATGACATGATTCGGGTCTGATCATAGAAAAGATTCTCCTCAAAGGAACCAGCCTATCCTCTTGCTCCGCAGGGGGGCGGCGGTTGGAACAGAGACACATTTGTTTATGAATTCCAATGTGGCAGATAATATATCTGCATGGACCAATCAATAGTTCAAGTCACACACTCCCATAATCCATCCTCTCCTCCGAGAATCCACTTCAACTGTTcgtatcaaataaaaaatacttcgTGGTTGAAGGGAAATATCCAAATAACATGTcttattcttttcaataatcCATATTTATAGCAATGAAATacaaatactattttttttgttcctacccaaacaatatattatatgatcTATTACAAATACCTATGCTCTGTCTTCTCTATAAAGGACCTGAAATACCTTGCTTACGTATCATTGAAAAGTGCATTAACATAAATACGGCGGTAAGAAGAGGTAATACAAAAGTGTGTAAACTATAAAAGCGGGTCAAAGTGGATTGACCCACGCTAGCACTTCCGCGTAATAACTCTACCAAGGGCGATCCCACTATAGGGATAGCCTCAGGTACACCAGTTACAATTTTGACTGCCCAATACCCAATTTGGTCCCAAGGTAAAGAATAACCAGTTACCCCAAAGGATGCAGTCAACACAGCCAGAACTACACCCGTAACCCAAGTCAATTCACGTGGTTTCTTAAAACCACCTGTGAGATAAACACGAAATACGTGCAGGATCATCATTAGAACCATCATACTTGCTGACCATCGATGAACTGATCGGATTAACCAACCGAAGTTGGCTTCAGTCATTATGTATTGAACAGAGGCAAAAGCTTCTGTGACGGTCGGGCGATAGTAAAAAGTCATAGCAAAACCCGTAGCTACTTGTACTAAAAAGCAAGTAAGTGTGATCCCTCCTAGACAATGAAATATATTGACATGAGGAGGAACATATTTACTAGTTATATCATCTGCAATCGCTTGAATCTCGAGACGCTCCTCGAACCAATCATATACTTTATTGAGATAGGTGAACCGAAGGCGAAGGGACTCCCCCTCTAAGAACCGTATATGAGAATTTCGTCTCGTACGGCTCAAGCGAAAACACCCCAATACTGGTTCTGGTTGCAACgtgcaatagaaaagaaagatttgaaaccTTTTAGAGACTTCACTTGATTCAATCTTTCCAGATAAAATGAGGGAACCAAAACTCTAAATCTCTTCTTTGTGATGATAGCGCCAAAATATCAAGTTGGCTCATCCTATGTTGATTGTTACAGGCCTTTTGAATGTTCTCTTaccctattttatttttgtttatacgTAATACATACGAATTTACTATTGATAGGAATTATCTTGTTGAGACCCTATGAATCAATTGAAACCTCAGATTCCTACTAGAACCACGATGattcaacaaagaacaaaacagaACCAAAGAGTTCTCTGAGTAGGAACCCTTTCGTTTGATCATCACTTCACTTATTCAATGAACAGATATAATAACTAAGAATCCATAGAAATATTTGTCCTGTCCCTCGCTCAGCTCAAACTAAGCATGATTCTGAAGGAAAAAGGTGGTTCGATTTCTGAAACGCCTCATTGaaaagttaattgaaaaaaataatagtagtTGGAGGCCGGTCACGAGGTATGAATAGTAGGTATGAATCATAGTTTAAATAGTTCTTAATCTATTCCATATAGTCCGTGCTCCAGATACTAGACTGACTATCTGACGGGCTAGAACCATCTCTCTCGATGAGATGACAGACTTATTCTCTGTACTATCAATAGGTATAACAAGTCACACACTCATATTCCGGAAATACCGAAACAAAAGAATTCCGCGGTCGAACTACCAAACAGAATGAGATGACCTAGAAATCCGAATCCtaagtgattcttttttttattgaaagttaGGACTTATCCGTTCTTCTGGACCTAACTTAATGAAATACCATCCAGTAAAACGGAAGAATTATAAATCTCCAAAATAATAGATAGGAATACTGCAAATAGAGCCATTGCGACACCCATAAGGGGTGTAGTTCCCCATCCAGGGGCTACTTTACCATATTCCGAATTCAATGGTTTTAATAAATCGCCTACAATAGTCCGTCTTGGCCCAGATCTGGAACTACCCTCAATGGTTTGTGTAGCCATAAATCCTATTCCGTGCATTGTTTGAGATCTGTTGACTTTGTATACGATTCCGTTGTAAATAAACTATCTTATCGTAGATCCATCGTGGTCTTGAAATCACTTAATAATGGAAACTGCAACTCTAGTCGCCATCTTCATATCTGGTTTACTTGTAAGCTTTACGGGGTATGCCTTATATACCGCCTTTGGGCAACCCTCTCAACAACTAAGAGATCCATTTGAGGAACACGGGGACTAGTTGAAATGATGACCCTCCTCATCGGAGGGTCATCATTTCAAttgagataatgaaaaatcatttcatctttttatttggAACCTTAGGCGGTTCTCGAAAaaagatagcaaaaaatattatCCCCAGAGTCGAGACCAACAGGAATGTATAAACCAATGCTTCCATAGATTCGATCGTGTTTTACAATTATAGCTTCCATACCTGTTCATTTGGGATCATTTCCCAGACAAGTAAAGGTCAAGAGTAATAGGTGATGATTCGAATTAATATTTCTCCAGTACCCTATATGAAACATAGGCTAGacatatgaaagaaatgttgtATCAGACTACTTGTCTCCTTGTAGTTGGATCCCCCAGTTTTTGGAAGGTTCCAAATTCCACTTGAGCATCTAAATCTGGGTCGATACCAGCAAAAACATCTCTGAACAAGGTTCTAGCA
This DNA window, taken from Nymphaea colorata isolate Beijing-Zhang1983 unplaced genomic scaffold, ASM883128v2 scaffold0257, whole genome shotgun sequence, encodes the following:
- the LOC116268397 gene encoding cytochrome b6-like encodes the protein MIPNEQSFGSLILSGKIESSEVSKRFQIFLFYCTLQPEPVLGCFRLSRTRRNSHIRFLEGESLRLRFTYLNKVYDWFEERLEIQAIADDITSKYVPPHVNIFHCLGGITLTCFLVQVATGFAMTFYYRPTVTEAFASVQYIMTEANFGWLIRSVHRWSASMMVLMMILHVFRVYLTGGFKKPRELTWVTGVVLAVLTASFGVTGYSLPWDQIGYWAVKIVTGVPEAIPIVGSPLVELLRGSASVGQSTLTRFYSLHTFVLPLLTAVFMLMHFSMIRKQGISGPL